CATTTGCAAAGTCAAGTGAACCCTCACTTTTTCTTTAATATGTTGAACAATATTTACGGAATGATTGATAGGGATTCGGACAAAGCAAAAAAGTTGATCTTGAAACTATCTGACCTTATGCGTTATAGCATATATGAAGGCGAAAAAAGCAAAGTTAAATTAGGCGATGAGTTTGAGTTTTTGAAAAACTACATTGAGTTGCACCAAATGAGGTATCACAAAAAAATAGCCATTGAGTTTAAGTCTGCTATTGAAAAAGATGTTGAAATAATGCCTTTATTATTGATTATTCTTATCGAAAATGCATTTAAACATGGTGTAGAGAACTTAACTGATAATGCTTATATTACTATTGATTTAATGGCGAATCGCGACCATATAAGCTTTAAGATTGAAAATAATTTTGACGAAAGTGAAATTTCGGCAGAAAAAGGGATTGGGATTAAAAACTTAAAACGTCGTTTAGATTTAGTATACCCTAATAAGCATAAGCTCAACTTTTCACAGGGAAATTCCATCTACAAAGCTCAATTAGAATTGCAATTATGATCAAATATTTAATTGTTGACGATGAGCCAATTGCACATGATATTATAAAAGGTTATTGTGACGAATTGCCTCATTTAAAGCTTATGCAGCACTGTTATAATGCTTTGGAGGCCCTAGCGTATTTGAGAGAAAATAGTGTTGATCTTATTTTCTTGGATTTAAACATGCCTAAGTTGAAAGGCTTCGATTTTTTAAAAACGCTTCCAAATCCGCCAAATGTAATTGTAACTACGGCATATCAGGAACATGCCTTGGAAGGTTACGAACTCAACGTGGTAGATTATTTGCTCAAACCATTCGGTTTTGAAAGGTTTCTAAAAGCTATAAATAAGGTCAAGGTTTCTCAAGGTACTTCATCATCGAAAGTAAAAGAGGAGAGGAGTATATTCCTCTATTGCGATAAAAAACATGTAAAGGTGAAGCTGGGTGATATCTTTTATGTGGAGGCAGCTGGTAACTATTGCAATGTGGTGCAGGAAAATGAAAACATTTTAATTAGAGAAAAGATATCTGAAATTCTAGATTTACTTTCGTCCGACATATTTGTGCAAGTGCATAAATCCTACATCGTTTCTAAACTGCATATAGATGCGATAGAGGGAAATAGAATAATGATTAAAGATCACCAAATTCCTATCGGCAAGGTTTACAAAAATAACTTGCTAAATTTGCTGCAATAGTGTGTTTTGGCCTATTCTAGTAGGAAAAGTTTAATACTACGAAAACGTTTCATTCTGTTTAAATATAGGGCATTCTTGTATTTCAAGGGCCTATATATTGGTGCTCCAGAAATAGATTTGCACCTATGAGTTTGTCAAAAGTATTTTGTTTCCGGTAGGGTCATTTATCCAAAATCCACTTTCTGTTTCTTCATAACTACTTACTCCTTGTAACGCTTTATTTAGCTTTTCTTTGGAGGTGAAATTGATGTGAAAGTTTTTCAGTCCTGC
This portion of the Spirosomataceae bacterium TFI 002 genome encodes:
- a CDS encoding Histidine kinase is translated as MKTALKANNWLIVRILVLITIAIPLGIMAYEFIILGNDSVVFLGDYPMAIGIIVSLYYSLLLVVGVLWVLKQLRSVLSLKNETKKNELLHLQSQVNPHFFFNMLNNIYGMIDRDSDKAKKLILKLSDLMRYSIYEGEKSKVKLGDEFEFLKNYIELHQMRYHKKIAIEFKSAIEKDVEIMPLLLIILIENAFKHGVENLTDNAYITIDLMANRDHISFKIENNFDESEISAEKGIGIKNLKRRLDLVYPNKHKLNFSQGNSIYKAQLELQL
- a CDS encoding DNA-binding response regulator, LytR/AlgR family, producing MIKYLIVDDEPIAHDIIKGYCDELPHLKLMQHCYNALEALAYLRENSVDLIFLDLNMPKLKGFDFLKTLPNPPNVIVTTAYQEHALEGYELNVVDYLLKPFGFERFLKAINKVKVSQGTSSSKVKEERSIFLYCDKKHVKVKLGDIFYVEAAGNYCNVVQENENILIREKISEILDLLSSDIFVQVHKSYIVSKLHIDAIEGNRIMIKDHQIPIGKVYKNNLLNLLQ